In Opitutaceae bacterium, the sequence AAGATATGGCATGATCGCGGCCGCCTCGGAGCACCGCCGAAGGCGCCGGTGGGCGGTACTTCATGACGCTGGTCTTCAGCGTTGAGCATACAAGCCAGCCGGTGGACGATATGCAAACGGTCGTACCGCTGGCGGACCGACGGTGCGTTTCCTGCCCATTCGAGAACCGAATCGGTTCGGATGAACGCCTCCGATCGCTGTCCGGCAAAATCGGCGAAACTGCGGAGTGCACAGGCTTGAACCCGATACTTGAATCCCAGGTTCCGGTAGAGCTCGATGTGACGATTCACCGCTTCACTCAGCATCTACCTGCCCTCCTGTTGCTCGGGCCAAGGTTGCGCGATCTGCTGCAGAGTGGCGACATCAACCTTGGCGTAATGCGCGGTCGTGTCCGGTGACTTGTGCCTCAGAACGGTTCCGATTTCATCCAGTGTGGCCCCAGCTCGGAGCATGCTGGTGGCGGCCGTGTGCCGGATGAGATTGGCTCCGCGAGATGGCGGGTTCTCGATCCCAACCTTGCGAAGCACCAATCGGACGACATCGGAAACCGCGCCGCCTGAGCGTAGTGCTCGGAAGGGTGCCTGCGCACAAAGAAAGACGCGATCGATCATGACGCCCGGACGCTCGCGTTCCATATAGTCCAACACCGCATCTCCTGCATCCTGTGGCAATGGCAACCGGACATCCCGCCGCCCTTTGCCCCGCACCAGAAGGGTGGCCTCCTGCCAGTCGATGTCGACAGGACGCATGTCAGCGACATCACCGGCGCGAAGGCCCAGCCGGAGCAGCAACAACATAATGGCTCGATCCCTCGGCACCAAAGGTCCATTCTTGCGACACGCATCATTGAGACGAGTCACTTGCGTGGAGTCGAGGTAGCGCGGCAGCGAGGACAGCCTCCACTCGGCCACTGTTGGCACGACATGGTCTAGTCCAGGTTGACAGGCGCCGCTCGTTGCCAGGAAGCGCAGGTAGATGCGCAACGCACCGGCGAACGTTTTCGCATAGGCAGGCCGACAGCCGCGGATCTGCTCCAAAATGACGGTTCTTACCCTGGTCGCCGTGTATTCGCCGGCATCGTCACCGAGTGCGGGCAACATCAGTTTCATCAGGTGCTCATGGCGAGCGACGGTAACCGTCGACAGCCCTCGATGTCGTAAGAGCCATTGGCGGAAGGCGATCAAAGACGCCGGAGTTTCCGGCACTGTGTTTGCAACCGGGCGGATTACTCCCCGTTGCGCGAGATATTCGGCAAAACGCTCGACCCGGGCGATGTAATGGCGGGAAAGACACTTGTGACCGCGATGACCAGGGCATTGGCAGCGGTGCGCTTCAAACGCCTTCACCGTGTTCTCATCGATGTCTGACAGGCTCACGCCTTGAGCCTCCAACCAGCCGCCGAAATGAATCGCAGAGTTCATGTAGCCAGCGATCGTGAGTTCCGCAAAGCCCACGGTCGCCATCTCGGTGACGAAGCCTTTCAGGTAAGGGGCCGCTTCCCCGACACTCATGTCGTGGGGACGTGCCAGAAGCTGAGCAATGTTCATACAGGTCCTCTCTGATCGCCGGTCTCGGCGATCAGAGGGA encodes:
- a CDS encoding integrase, whose protein sequence is MNRHIELYRNLGFKYRVQACALRSFADFAGQRSEAFIRTDSVLEWAGNAPSVRQRYDRLHIVHRLACMLNAEDQRHEVPPTGAFGGAPRRPRSCHIFTPDEIDRLLRAASDLAPRGSIRPITYVTLLSLLACTGLRVSEALKLELP
- a CDS encoding tyrosine-type recombinase/integrase, whose translation is MSVGEAAPYLKGFVTEMATVGFAELTIAGYMNSAIHFGGWLEAQGVSLSDIDENTVKAFEAHRCQCPGHRGHKCLSRHYIARVERFAEYLAQRGVIRPVANTVPETPASLIAFRQWLLRHRGLSTVTVARHEHLMKLMLPALGDDAGEYTATRVRTVILEQIRGCRPAYAKTFAGALRIYLRFLATSGACQPGLDHVVPTVAEWRLSSLPRYLDSTQVTRLNDACRKNGPLVPRDRAIMLLLLRLGLRAGDVADMRPVDIDWQEATLLVRGKGRRDVRLPLPQDAGDAVLDYMERERPGVMIDRVFLCAQAPFRALRSGGAVSDVVRLVLRKVGIENPPSRGANLIRHTAATSMLRAGATLDEIGTVLRHKSPDTTAHYAKVDVATLQQIAQPWPEQQEGR